The Sphingomonas sanxanigenens DSM 19645 = NX02 genome includes a region encoding these proteins:
- a CDS encoding pseudouridine synthase: MPESRPAAAKRPVKSSREPQRIAKLLARAGVASRREIERMIAEGRIALNGTVLDTPATLLVSLHGVTVDGNAVQAAAPARLFRYHKPSGLLTTERDPKGRPTIYDRLPGDLPRVMPVGRLDLNTEGLLLLTTDGELKRQLELPKTGVTRTYRARAYGQVSQEQLEDLIEGVEIEGVRYGSIDANLERRTGANVWVEMKLTEGKNREVRRVLEHLGLKVSRLIRTAYGPFELADMPVGAVDEIRQHDLVTFRKTLK, from the coding sequence CTGCCCGAATCCCGTCCCGCCGCTGCCAAACGCCCGGTCAAATCGAGTCGTGAGCCGCAGCGCATCGCCAAGCTGCTTGCCCGCGCGGGCGTCGCCTCACGCCGCGAGATCGAGCGGATGATCGCGGAAGGGCGGATCGCGCTCAACGGCACGGTTCTCGATACGCCGGCCACCCTGCTGGTCTCGCTCCACGGCGTCACCGTCGATGGCAATGCGGTGCAGGCCGCCGCGCCTGCCCGGCTGTTCCGCTATCACAAGCCCTCCGGCCTGCTCACCACCGAACGCGACCCCAAGGGCCGCCCGACCATCTACGACCGCCTGCCCGGCGATCTGCCGCGGGTGATGCCGGTCGGCCGGCTCGACCTCAATACCGAAGGTCTGCTGCTGCTCACCACCGATGGCGAACTCAAACGCCAGCTCGAACTCCCGAAAACCGGCGTCACCCGCACGTACCGCGCCCGCGCCTATGGCCAGGTGAGCCAGGAACAGCTCGAGGATCTGATCGAAGGCGTCGAGATCGAAGGCGTGCGTTACGGCTCGATCGACGCCAATCTCGAGCGCCGCACCGGCGCCAATGTCTGGGTCGAGATGAAGCTGACCGAGGGCAAAAATCGCGAGGTCCGCCGCGTGCTGGAGCATCTCGGGCTCAAGGTCAGCCGCCTGATCCGCACCGCCTATGGACCGTTCGAGCTGGCCGACATGCCCGTCGGCGCGGTCGACGAGATCCGCCAGCATGACCTCGTCACCTTCCGCAAAACGCTGAAGTGA
- a CDS encoding DUF4272 domain-containing protein: MGLFKSLFGNASPNQDSSTSHTDLALAERLPAGPINAYATVADAPPPDFPHRPFGMRDRSDPELLPHLQGFGGYVFNPAQRQPRQSEWALLNHALRTQRHFSFEIDVTAVPALAGWARRTNAILFLADGTVRDPDLRTLFDPAGGDEDGRLPYPADAEARRQRSRASAKAQFGLRSPDSLPPVIGAGEVVFRPAAEVAARASALMAVAVRAEGQNEGDPLPPALILGRIPLAESALSPGERAFLFDDAPEGQAVANALWRYEALTALLWALGEIDALPALSGICDVPHVAGLMVQRGAALATDAKLRDPAEILDALDLTFRLHWSLVDARQKETDIPGLVPGVIAERHHAFNWLVRYHDAAWDDVQTPT; encoded by the coding sequence ATGGGCCTGTTCAAGTCCTTGTTCGGTAACGCATCTCCCAATCAGGACAGCAGCACGTCCCACACCGACCTGGCCTTGGCGGAGCGCCTGCCCGCCGGGCCGATCAACGCCTATGCGACGGTGGCGGATGCGCCGCCGCCCGACTTTCCGCACCGTCCGTTCGGCATGCGCGACCGCAGCGATCCCGAACTCCTGCCGCATCTGCAGGGCTTCGGGGGCTATGTCTTCAACCCGGCGCAGCGCCAGCCGCGGCAGAGCGAATGGGCGCTGCTCAACCACGCGCTGCGCACGCAGCGCCATTTCTCGTTCGAGATCGACGTGACGGCGGTGCCTGCGCTGGCGGGTTGGGCGCGCCGGACCAACGCCATCCTGTTCCTCGCCGACGGCACGGTACGCGATCCCGATTTGCGCACCCTGTTCGATCCCGCCGGCGGCGATGAGGATGGCCGCCTGCCCTACCCCGCCGACGCCGAGGCGCGCCGCCAGCGCAGCCGTGCGTCGGCCAAGGCGCAGTTCGGGCTGCGCTCTCCCGACAGCCTGCCGCCGGTGATCGGCGCCGGCGAGGTGGTGTTCCGCCCGGCCGCCGAGGTCGCCGCACGCGCCTCCGCGCTGATGGCGGTCGCGGTGCGTGCGGAAGGGCAGAACGAGGGCGATCCGCTGCCGCCCGCGTTGATCCTCGGACGCATTCCGCTCGCGGAGTCGGCGCTCAGCCCCGGCGAGCGCGCGTTCCTGTTCGACGACGCGCCGGAGGGACAAGCGGTCGCCAATGCGCTGTGGCGCTACGAGGCGCTGACCGCGCTGCTCTGGGCGCTGGGCGAGATCGACGCGCTGCCCGCGTTGTCGGGCATTTGCGACGTTCCCCATGTCGCCGGGCTGATGGTGCAACGCGGCGCGGCGCTCGCGACGGATGCGAAACTGCGCGATCCGGCCGAGATCCTCGACGCGCTCGACCTGACGTTCCGGCTGCACTGGTCGCTGGTCGACGCGCGCCAGAAGGAAACCGACATTCCCGGACTGGTCCCGGGCGTGATCGCCGAGCGGCACCACGCATTCAACTGGCTCGTCCGCTATCACGACGCCGCGTGGGACGACGTCCAGACCCCCACCTGA
- a CDS encoding phospholipase A has product MAHTARRLVPLALAVALAPQAALAAPRFVIGEAERPEGSDTATVEVLLLNDGAGEEQAMLPPRVQASIGGTPVWLDRAPDAPDAPDSVTIAPNGFARATYRFTPPAGLTGAALVSIPEWSTQTVALAAPLPARPAGTAPEPVRSAALAARDGTPLAAADGTAQSAVEERFNRFFGNISAYQPMYVAYGTAEDSELRVQLSFKYQVLGRTRKDPDFPAWSDGLYLGFTQKILWNLESDADFRDSNYMPELFFRTPAMALGSNGAAGLQLGVLHESNGRSGGFSRSLNSVYVAPTAMWNLGNGYSVTAAPRLTFLFGGKAGNPDIRAYRGVTGLDFQIGKDDGLKLATHGRYNISNGRGALETELSYPLSEIFGGGPEFYLFVQNFTGYGESLIDYDRRMTRLRFGIAITR; this is encoded by the coding sequence ATGGCGCACACCGCACGCCGCCTTGTGCCGCTCGCGCTGGCGGTCGCGCTCGCACCCCAGGCGGCGCTGGCAGCACCCCGCTTCGTTATCGGCGAGGCCGAGCGGCCCGAGGGCAGCGATACCGCGACCGTCGAGGTGCTGCTGCTCAACGACGGCGCCGGCGAGGAGCAGGCGATGCTGCCGCCGCGCGTGCAGGCCAGCATCGGCGGCACGCCGGTGTGGCTCGACCGCGCGCCGGACGCGCCGGACGCGCCGGACAGCGTGACGATCGCGCCCAACGGCTTCGCGCGCGCCACCTATCGCTTCACGCCGCCTGCCGGGCTGACCGGCGCGGCGCTGGTCAGCATCCCCGAATGGTCGACGCAGACGGTCGCCCTCGCTGCGCCGCTGCCTGCCCGTCCCGCCGGCACCGCGCCCGAACCGGTGCGCAGCGCCGCGCTGGCGGCGCGCGACGGCACGCCGCTGGCCGCCGCCGATGGCACCGCGCAATCGGCGGTCGAGGAGCGGTTCAACCGCTTCTTCGGCAACATCTCGGCCTATCAGCCGATGTATGTCGCCTATGGCACCGCCGAGGACAGCGAACTGCGGGTGCAGCTGAGCTTCAAATATCAGGTGCTCGGTCGCACCCGGAAGGATCCCGATTTCCCGGCCTGGTCCGACGGACTCTATCTGGGCTTCACCCAGAAGATCCTGTGGAACCTCGAATCCGACGCCGATTTCCGTGATTCCAACTATATGCCCGAGCTGTTCTTCCGCACGCCCGCGATGGCGCTCGGATCGAACGGCGCGGCCGGGCTGCAACTGGGCGTGCTGCACGAATCCAACGGCCGATCGGGCGGTTTCTCGCGCAGCCTCAACAGCGTCTATGTCGCGCCCACCGCGATGTGGAACCTCGGCAATGGCTACAGCGTCACCGCGGCGCCGCGGCTCACCTTCCTGTTCGGCGGCAAGGCGGGCAATCCGGACATCCGCGCCTATCGCGGCGTGACCGGGCTGGATTTCCAGATCGGCAAGGATGACGGGCTGAAGCTGGCGACGCATGGCCGCTACAATATCTCCAATGGCCGCGGCGCGCTGGAGACCGAGCTTTCCTATCCGCTGTCGGAGATCTTCGGCGGCGGCCCGGAATTCTACCTCTTCGTGCAGAACTTCACCGGCTATGGCGAAAGCCTGATCGACTATGACCGGCGGATGACGCGGCTGCGCTTCGGCATCGCGATCACCCGCTGA
- a CDS encoding D-2-hydroxyacid dehydrogenase: MAGLPILAVVSAARPFLEPLLPEGIEVRWIDGAGDALQKVTGAEIGWLDLFPGDGMGAMIAAATGMRWLNTWRAGIDALPVELFKARGIALTNGSGVHDVAISEYAIAGMFALAKHLPDVVRAHDRQEWARPIPSVNLAGSHVLVIGYGSIGRRIGAMLAALGATVTGVRRSARDGAIGADEWRPRLGAFDWVVLAAPGTADTRHMIGTAEFAAMKPGARLVNVARGSLVDQPALIEALATGKLAGAFLDTVDPEPLPAADPLWRAPNALITMHLSGRAQTGQWERAAPLFAANLQRWIAGEPLKNRVDFALGY; the protein is encoded by the coding sequence ATGGCCGGGCTTCCCATCCTCGCGGTGGTCAGCGCCGCCCGCCCCTTCCTCGAACCCCTGCTGCCCGAGGGCATCGAGGTCCGCTGGATCGACGGTGCCGGCGATGCGCTGCAAAAGGTGACCGGCGCCGAGATCGGCTGGCTGGATCTGTTCCCGGGCGACGGCATGGGCGCGATGATCGCGGCGGCGACCGGGATGCGCTGGCTCAACACCTGGCGCGCCGGCATCGACGCGCTGCCGGTCGAGCTGTTCAAGGCCCGTGGAATCGCGCTGACCAACGGCTCGGGCGTGCATGACGTCGCCATTTCCGAATATGCCATCGCCGGCATGTTCGCGCTCGCCAAGCATCTGCCCGACGTCGTGCGCGCGCACGACCGGCAGGAATGGGCCAGGCCCATCCCCTCGGTCAATCTCGCCGGCAGCCATGTGCTGGTGATCGGCTATGGATCGATCGGCCGCCGCATCGGCGCGATGCTCGCGGCGCTCGGCGCTACCGTCACCGGCGTCCGCCGCTCCGCCCGTGATGGTGCGATCGGCGCGGATGAGTGGCGGCCGCGCCTCGGCGCATTCGACTGGGTGGTGCTCGCGGCGCCGGGCACTGCGGACACGCGCCACATGATCGGCACCGCGGAGTTCGCCGCGATGAAGCCGGGCGCGCGCCTCGTCAACGTCGCGCGCGGATCGCTGGTCGATCAGCCCGCTTTGATCGAAGCCCTCGCCACGGGCAAGCTGGCCGGCGCGTTCCTCGACACCGTCGATCCCGAACCGCTGCCGGCAGCCGATCCGCTGTGGCGCGCGCCCAATGCGCTCATCACCATGCATTTGTCGGGCCGCGCCCAGACCGGCCAATGGGAACGCGCGGCGCCGCTGTTCGCCGCCAACCTCCAGCGCTGGATCGCGGGCGAGCCGCTGAAGAACCGGGTGGATTTCGCGCTCGGCTATTGA
- a CDS encoding dicarboxylate/amino acid:cation symporter, whose amino-acid sequence MAKRLTLFILIALVLGLITGWAINAGIDDGSTAADARLTEIAGYFSIVTTLFLRLIKMIIAPLVFSTLVAGIAHMGDTAALGRIGSRAVGWFICASLVSLTLGLILVNLLQPGVGLDFPVPPVEAASGVEKAGFSLKVFISHVVPASMFEAMADNEILQIVVFSLFVGVAITAVGEKAQPLVRAIEALVAVMLQITDYVMRFAPFAVFAAVAGTLAERGPGIIGNLAYFMGSFYIGMMLLWALLLGVCFLIVGKRTGLLIRYIREPILLAFSTASSEAAYPRTLEALDRFGVPRRIASFVLPLGYSFNLDGSMIYMTFATIFIAQAYGIDLTIGQEIVMLLVLMVTSKGVAGVPRASLVVIAATLSFFKIPEAGLLLILAVDHFLDMGRSATNVVGNAVASAVVAKWEGRLDPLEPAEIEPPHAPTSRTEGH is encoded by the coding sequence GTGGCGAAACGCCTGACCCTGTTCATCCTGATCGCGCTCGTGCTGGGCCTGATCACCGGCTGGGCGATCAATGCGGGCATCGACGACGGCAGCACCGCGGCGGATGCGCGGCTGACCGAAATCGCCGGCTATTTCTCGATCGTCACCACCTTGTTCCTGCGGCTGATCAAGATGATCATCGCGCCCCTCGTCTTCTCCACCCTCGTCGCCGGCATCGCGCACATGGGGGATACCGCGGCGCTGGGGCGGATCGGATCGCGCGCGGTCGGCTGGTTCATCTGCGCCAGCCTCGTCTCGCTCACGCTCGGCCTGATCCTCGTCAACCTGTTGCAGCCCGGCGTCGGGCTCGATTTTCCCGTGCCGCCGGTCGAGGCGGCGAGCGGCGTGGAAAAGGCCGGGTTCAGCCTCAAGGTCTTCATCAGCCACGTCGTCCCCGCCTCGATGTTCGAGGCGATGGCGGACAACGAGATCCTCCAGATCGTCGTCTTCTCGCTGTTCGTCGGCGTCGCGATCACCGCGGTCGGCGAAAAGGCGCAGCCGCTGGTCCGTGCGATCGAGGCGCTGGTCGCGGTGATGCTGCAGATCACCGACTATGTGATGCGGTTCGCCCCCTTCGCGGTGTTCGCGGCGGTGGCGGGGACATTGGCTGAGCGCGGCCCCGGCATCATCGGCAACCTCGCCTATTTCATGGGCAGCTTCTACATCGGCATGATGCTGCTGTGGGCGCTGCTGCTGGGCGTCTGCTTCCTCATCGTCGGCAAGCGCACGGGGCTGCTGATCCGCTACATCCGCGAACCGATCCTGCTCGCTTTCTCCACCGCCTCGTCCGAGGCCGCCTACCCCCGGACGCTGGAAGCGCTCGACCGCTTCGGCGTTCCGCGCCGCATCGCCAGCTTCGTGCTGCCGCTGGGCTATTCGTTCAACCTCGACGGCTCGATGATCTACATGACCTTCGCGACGATCTTCATCGCGCAGGCCTATGGCATAGACCTGACCATCGGCCAGGAAATCGTGATGCTGCTCGTGCTGATGGTGACGTCCAAGGGAGTCGCCGGGGTGCCGCGCGCGAGCCTGGTGGTGATCGCGGCCACCCTGTCCTTCTTCAAGATCCCCGAGGCCGGCCTGCTGCTGATCCTCGCGGTCGACCACTTCCTCGACATGGGGCGCTCGGCCACCAACGTCGTCGGCAACGCGGTGGCGAGCGCGGTGGTGGCGAAGTGGGAAGGCCGCCTCGACCCGCTCGAACCCGCGGAAATCGAACCGCCGCACGCACCGACGTCGCGCACCGAGGGTCATTGA
- a CDS encoding YfiM family protein, translated as MPAFTAPAFAETIAPDILTVEPPASFDFDLAAPSATAFAPAAMPEAASPFDAPALPHFAALQDAPEAAPAVGPALAATPDGDPEGQRLSFGRQVGAIKWEVGAAVAWMTATNIVKVNKDGGHSFRFKDEGWFGDNTVNLGMDKLAHAWNTYWLTDVIEARIRHKSGASNAALPAAAVSMGLMLYSELWDAHKDTSGFSFQDVAMNAAGAGFSVLRNSVPGLEKKLDFRLLLTPNDDIYTFSGTEHYRQMQYIVALKLSGFEALENTPLRFVELHAGYRATGFTLREEQRGDERIQRPFIGIGLNVNQLIFGRKKPRGWVGRAANEVLNYIQVPYTSTHLEIR; from the coding sequence ATGCCGGCGTTCACCGCCCCCGCTTTCGCCGAGACGATCGCGCCCGACATCCTGACCGTCGAGCCCCCGGCCAGCTTCGATTTCGACCTTGCGGCGCCATCGGCGACCGCTTTTGCCCCCGCCGCGATGCCTGAGGCGGCCTCCCCCTTCGACGCGCCCGCGCTGCCGCACTTCGCTGCGTTGCAGGATGCGCCGGAGGCGGCACCTGCGGTCGGCCCCGCGCTGGCCGCCACGCCGGACGGCGATCCGGAGGGCCAGCGGCTGTCGTTCGGCCGGCAGGTCGGCGCGATCAAGTGGGAGGTCGGCGCCGCGGTCGCGTGGATGACCGCGACCAACATCGTCAAGGTCAACAAGGATGGCGGCCACAGCTTTCGCTTCAAGGATGAGGGCTGGTTCGGCGACAACACCGTCAACCTCGGCATGGACAAGCTTGCCCACGCCTGGAACACCTATTGGCTGACCGACGTGATCGAGGCGCGCATCCGCCACAAGAGCGGCGCCAGCAACGCCGCGCTGCCCGCCGCCGCGGTCTCGATGGGGCTCATGCTCTACAGCGAATTGTGGGACGCGCATAAGGACACCAGCGGCTTCTCGTTCCAGGACGTCGCGATGAACGCGGCGGGTGCCGGCTTCTCGGTGCTGCGCAACAGCGTGCCGGGGCTGGAGAAGAAGCTGGACTTCCGCCTGCTGCTGACCCCCAACGACGATATCTACACCTTCTCGGGCACCGAGCATTACCGCCAGATGCAGTATATCGTGGCGCTCAAGCTGTCGGGATTCGAGGCGCTGGAGAATACGCCGCTGCGCTTCGTCGAACTGCACGCAGGCTATCGCGCGACCGGCTTCACGCTGCGGGAGGAACAGCGCGGCGACGAGCGCATCCAGCGACCGTTCATCGGCATCGGCCTCAACGTCAACCAGCTGATCTTCGGCCGCAAGAAGCCGCGCGGCTGGGTGGGCCGCGCCGCGAACGAAGTGCTGAACTACATCCAGGTGCCCTACACCTCCACCCATCTGGAAATCCGGTGA
- a CDS encoding response regulator — MVSARRFLQRSRRRRVTGSKPVSRNATHKRKGSGAAMLFGRKTRVLRRILIVEDEPLIAFDTEHFLRDHDFEIVGTVDRVGSAVALLGESLLDLILSDINLSDGSGVDVARAAFDRGVPVLFVSGQCPLEARQLAVGCLAKPYPQRDLLQAIDAVEALQAGRPLRRLPNGLSLYDPV, encoded by the coding sequence GTGGTTTCCGCCCGGCGATTTTTGCAGCGGTCGCGGCGGCGGCGCGTTACAGGATCCAAACCAGTGTCGCGAAACGCGACCCATAAGCGCAAAGGGAGCGGCGCGGCAATGCTGTTCGGTCGGAAGACGCGTGTGTTGAGGCGGATCCTGATTGTGGAGGATGAGCCACTGATAGCGTTCGATACCGAGCATTTCCTGCGCGACCACGACTTCGAGATCGTCGGCACGGTCGATCGGGTCGGGTCCGCGGTGGCCCTGCTCGGCGAATCGCTGCTCGACCTGATCCTGTCCGATATCAATCTGAGCGACGGCAGCGGCGTGGATGTGGCGCGCGCCGCGTTCGATCGCGGCGTGCCGGTGCTGTTCGTCAGCGGCCAGTGCCCGCTGGAGGCGCGCCAGCTTGCCGTCGGCTGCCTCGCCAAACCCTATCCCCAACGCGATCTGCTGCAGGCGATCGACGCGGTCGAGGCGCTGCAGGCGGGGCGCCCGCTGCGACGATTGCCGAACGGATTGAGCCTGTACGACCCTGTTTGA
- a CDS encoding glutathione S-transferase family protein translates to MAIIVHHLENSRSQRILWMLEELGLDYEVRRYARNPRTMLAPPELKRVHPLGKSPVIEEDGAVIAETGAIVEYLVERADGRLGPPGHRPSVLRYRHFLHYAEGSMMPPLLALLIVGRLGLLGRPARKPVQGMLDVHLDWLETELAERDWFVGDCFTAADVMMSFPLEASVQRGGLDASRPHLMGWLNRIHARPAYARALERGGPYAFA, encoded by the coding sequence ATGGCCATCATCGTCCACCATCTCGAAAATTCGCGGTCGCAGCGCATCCTGTGGATGCTCGAGGAACTCGGCCTCGATTATGAGGTCCGCCGCTATGCGCGGAACCCGCGGACGATGCTCGCCCCGCCCGAACTGAAACGCGTCCACCCGCTCGGCAAATCGCCGGTGATCGAGGAGGACGGCGCGGTGATCGCAGAGACCGGCGCGATCGTCGAATATCTCGTCGAGCGCGCGGACGGGCGACTGGGCCCGCCGGGGCATCGCCCCTCGGTGCTGCGCTACCGGCATTTCCTCCATTATGCGGAAGGATCGATGATGCCGCCGCTGCTCGCGCTGCTGATCGTCGGCCGGCTCGGGCTGCTGGGCAGGCCGGCACGCAAGCCGGTGCAGGGGATGCTCGACGTCCACCTCGACTGGCTGGAGACCGAGCTTGCCGAGCGCGACTGGTTCGTCGGCGACTGCTTCACCGCCGCGGACGTGATGATGAGCTTTCCGCTCGAGGCGAGCGTGCAGCGCGGCGGGCTGGACGCTTCCCGCCCGCACCTGATGGGCTGGCTGAACCGCATCCACGCCCGCCCGGCCTATGCCCGCGCGCTGGAGCGCGGCGGGCCCTATGCCTTCGCCTGA
- a CDS encoding M24 family metallopeptidase: MPILPPPSRRAFLTGALAAGAVAALPARGGAEPGALAPITGKAVPITPAERARRLARAQVLMAENGIGAVLIEPGASLTYFTGVRWWRSERLTAAILPAEGEPLIVTPFFEEPSVRESLAIPAEIRTWQEDESPFVPIADWMRARGLQQKSLGIEETVRQFAIAGLSSALPGITTVSANPVVRGCRMIKSPAEIALMQLAADVTLAAYAHTYPRIEAGMTPADIGALMDAATRALGAEPEFSLVLLGEASAYPHGSGKPQQVREGEVVLMDCGCTVEGYQSDISRSFVYGTPTAEQRRVFDQVRQGQQIAFETMKLGASAGSVDDAVRRHYETIGYGPRYRLPGLSHRTGHGIGLDGHEPVNFVHGEATPLAAGMCFSNEPGLYLPGRFGIRLEDCVYMTAQGPRWFSTPPTSIEQPFG; encoded by the coding sequence ATGCCGATCCTCCCTCCGCCCAGCCGCCGCGCTTTCCTGACAGGCGCGCTCGCCGCCGGTGCCGTCGCCGCGCTGCCCGCGCGCGGCGGGGCCGAACCCGGGGCGCTCGCGCCGATCACCGGCAAGGCCGTGCCGATCACGCCGGCCGAGCGCGCGCGCCGCCTCGCCCGCGCGCAGGTGCTGATGGCCGAGAACGGCATCGGCGCGGTGCTGATCGAGCCCGGCGCATCGCTGACCTATTTCACCGGCGTGCGCTGGTGGCGTTCCGAACGGCTGACCGCGGCGATCCTGCCGGCGGAGGGCGAGCCGCTGATCGTCACGCCCTTTTTCGAGGAGCCTTCGGTTCGCGAAAGCCTGGCGATCCCAGCGGAGATCCGCACCTGGCAGGAGGATGAGAGCCCGTTCGTGCCGATCGCCGACTGGATGCGCGCGCGCGGCCTGCAACAGAAATCGCTGGGCATCGAGGAGACCGTCCGCCAGTTCGCGATCGCAGGGCTGAGCAGCGCGCTGCCGGGCATCACCACCGTCTCCGCCAACCCCGTCGTGCGCGGCTGCCGGATGATCAAGTCGCCGGCGGAAATCGCGCTGATGCAGCTTGCCGCCGACGTCACGCTCGCGGCCTATGCCCACACCTATCCGCGCATCGAGGCAGGGATGACCCCCGCCGATATCGGCGCGCTGATGGACGCGGCGACGCGCGCGCTGGGCGCGGAGCCCGAATTCTCGCTGGTGCTGCTGGGCGAGGCGAGCGCCTATCCGCATGGCAGCGGCAAGCCGCAGCAGGTGCGCGAGGGCGAGGTGGTGCTTATGGACTGCGGCTGCACGGTCGAGGGCTATCAATCGGACATTTCGCGCAGCTTCGTGTACGGCACGCCGACCGCCGAGCAGCGCCGCGTGTTCGATCAGGTGCGCCAGGGCCAGCAGATCGCGTTCGAGACGATGAAGCTCGGCGCTTCGGCGGGCAGCGTCGACGATGCGGTGCGCCGGCATTATGAGACGATCGGCTACGGCCCGCGTTATCGCCTGCCGGGCCTGTCGCATCGCACCGGCCACGGCATCGGGCTGGACGGGCATGAGCCGGTCAATTTCGTGCATGGCGAGGCGACGCCGCTGGCGGCGGGCATGTGCTTTTCGAACGAGCCGGGGCTCTATCTGCCGGGCCGCTTCGGCATCCGGCTGGAGGATTGCGTGTATATGACGGCGCAGGGCCCGCGCTGGTTCAGCACGCCGCCGACGTCGATCGAGCAGCCGTTCGGGTAG
- the rsmD gene encoding 16S rRNA (guanine(966)-N(2))-methyltransferase RsmD — translation MRIVAGRWRGRPLAAPKGAATRPTADRTREALFSMLASRLGSFEDLRVADLFAGTGALGLEALSRGAAYCTFVEQDRAAIDALRTNIRALGAEGDVRHQSVAALAPAQQPYDLLLFDPPYGTGGAGALIERLTRLGWAADAAWASVETARDEDVAAGGWTVDAERVHGKAKLTLLHRSA, via the coding sequence ATGAGGATCGTTGCCGGCCGCTGGCGCGGTCGTCCGCTCGCAGCGCCCAAGGGTGCTGCCACCCGCCCCACCGCCGATCGCACGCGCGAGGCGCTGTTCTCGATGCTCGCGAGCCGGCTCGGCAGCTTCGAGGATCTGCGCGTCGCGGACCTGTTCGCCGGCACCGGCGCGCTCGGGCTGGAGGCGCTGTCGCGTGGTGCAGCATATTGCACATTCGTCGAGCAGGACCGCGCGGCGATCGACGCGTTGCGCACCAACATCCGCGCGCTCGGCGCCGAAGGCGATGTCCGCCACCAGTCGGTGGCGGCGCTCGCGCCGGCGCAGCAGCCCTATGACCTGCTGCTGTTCGACCCGCCTTATGGCACCGGCGGCGCCGGTGCGCTGATCGAGCGGCTGACGCGGCTGGGCTGGGCGGCCGACGCCGCCTGGGCGAGCGTGGAAACCGCGCGTGACGAGGATGTCGCGGCGGGCGGCTGGACGGTCGACGCCGAGCGCGTCCACGGCAAGGCCAAGCTGACCCTGCTCCACCGCTCCGCCTGA
- a CDS encoding DUF1223 domain-containing protein produces the protein MRSFMVGAVGVGMAVGGLMAAGPEGAGKPPAAPRIAAKDAALRPAAAAPPVVVELFTSQGCSSCPPADALLAALAREPGVVAITRPVTYWDRLGWKDTLAREENTTLQRAYAARGGTGAGVYTPQAVVQGGAAMVGSRGQQLRQTIAAARRVPQPAIAASRTGVVVDGSTARPVSVRLLALTEAADVAIGTGENGGRRVRYTNVVRGEKVLGEWRGGKVRFALPARALAVPGADRYAVILREGAAGPILGGRFL, from the coding sequence ATGCGGAGCTTCATGGTCGGCGCGGTCGGCGTCGGAATGGCAGTGGGCGGGTTGATGGCGGCCGGTCCGGAAGGTGCGGGCAAACCGCCCGCAGCGCCGAGGATTGCCGCGAAGGATGCCGCGCTTCGTCCCGCCGCAGCGGCGCCGCCGGTGGTCGTCGAACTGTTCACCAGCCAGGGCTGTTCGTCCTGCCCGCCCGCCGACGCGCTGCTGGCGGCGCTGGCGCGCGAGCCGGGCGTCGTCGCGATCACCAGGCCGGTAACCTATTGGGACCGGCTGGGCTGGAAGGACACGCTGGCGCGCGAGGAGAACACGACGCTCCAGCGTGCCTATGCCGCGCGCGGTGGCACGGGCGCCGGCGTCTATACGCCACAGGCGGTGGTGCAGGGCGGGGCGGCGATGGTGGGATCGCGCGGCCAGCAGTTGCGCCAGACGATCGCTGCGGCGCGCCGCGTGCCGCAGCCCGCGATCGCCGCGAGCCGAACCGGCGTGGTCGTCGACGGCAGTACCGCCCGGCCCGTCTCGGTGCGCCTGCTGGCGCTGACAGAAGCGGCGGATGTCGCGATCGGCACGGGCGAGAATGGCGGGCGGCGCGTGCGCTACACCAATGTCGTGCGCGGGGAGAAGGTGCTGGGCGAATGGCGCGGCGGCAAGGTGCGCTTCGCGCTGCCCGCCCGCGCTCTGGCGGTACCGGGTGCGGACCGCTATGCGGTGATTCTGCGCGAGGGCGCGGCGGGGCCGATCCTTGGCGGGCGTTTCCTGTAG